The uncultured Trichococcus sp. DNA window CAGTCCCCTCCCATTGGTCGCGCAAGCGGATCAGACAATCCGCCAAGACCATCAGATAGGCGGTATGCCCGTCATGTCCGCAAGCATGCATGACACCTGGATTTTTAGATGCGAATGGCAGACCGGTCTGCTCCTCGATCTGCAGCGCATCGAAATCCGCCCGCAGCGCGATGGTTCGACCGGGTTGTTTTCCCTTGATCGTGACGACGATGCCATAGCCATTCCCGACGTTCGTCTCCACAACAACCGGTTTATCCTCATAGAAACGTACAATGAATGCAGCCGTCTCTTTCTCGTCGAATGACAGTTCAGGATGCTCATGGAAGTGACGGCGCAAAGCAATCATGTCATCTTCGCGGCCATCCAGCATTTTCATCAATTCTTCTCTTAACATAAACCCTTCATCCCCTATCAAACAAAATATATAAGAAAAGCTGAACGGGTTCGTTCAGCCCTGAAAGAAATTTAGGAAATCTGTCCGACTGAGCATCGAAGAGCGCAATAGGACAGATTTATCTAATTTCCGAAGGGCTAACCCGTGAAGCTGGACATCATTTTAGGTGCATGAAACATTTTGCAAACTTGTGAAACACCTACGGTGATGCACTTTTCACTCTGGAAAATTTTATAAATTCCTATATAAGAAAATAAAGGCCCGGAACACAAACTGCCATGTTCCGGGCCTTCATCAAGCTAACAGAATCAAAGCTACATCACTGAAACTTATTGTATCACGATTTGCTCAGAAAAATGTGGATTTGATAAGATTATTTGAAGTTTTTGATTTCAGATTGAACTTCAGCCAAGAAATCATCCATGCTGAAAGTAACCATTTCTTTCGAGCCGTAGCGGCGGACAGTGACGGTTCCATTCACCAATTCCTGATCGCCGATGACCAATTGGTAAGGAATTTTTTGAGTCTGGGAAGCACGGATCTTGTAGCCCATCTTCTCGTTGCGGTCATCGACTTCGACGCGCATGCCCAACTGCTCCATTACGGCTTTCAGTTCATAGGCTTGATCGGCATGCAGGTCAAGGTTGACCGGGATGATCGTCGCTTGGACAGGAGCCAACCATACCGGGAACGCGCCTTTATACTCTTCGATCAGATACGCCACAAAACGCTCCATTGTGGAGATGACGCCGCGGTGGATAACGACAGGACGGTGATTGTTTTCGCCATCTTCGCCGACATAAGTCAGATCAAAGCGTTCAGGCAACAGGAAGTCCAATTGGATTGTGGACATCGTTTCCTCCAAGCCCATCGCTGTCTTGAACTGCACATCCAATTTAGGGCCGTAGAACGCAGCTTCGCCGACAGCTTCGAAGTATTCCAGACCGAATTCATCCATCGCTTCCTTCAGCATCGCTTCGGCACGGTCCCACATAGCATCGTCATCGAAGTATTTCACTTTGTCTTCCGGATCGCGGTAGCTCAAACGGAAACGATAGTCTGTGATCTGAAAATCTGCATACACATCCATGACCAGCTGCAGCACGCGTTTGAATTCGTCCTTGATCTGATCGGGACGGACAAAAGCATGGGCATCATTCAGGGTCATTTCGCGTACGCGCTGCAGACCGGACAAAGCGCCGCTCTTCTCGTAACGATGCATCATACCCAATTCGGCGATGCGGATCGGCAATTCGCGGTAGCTGTGGATGTCATTTTTATAGACCATCATATGATGCGGACAGTTCATCGGACGCAACACCAACATTTCGCCATCACCCATGTCCATCGGTGGGAACATGTCATCGTGGTAGTGATCCCAGTGGCCGGAAGTTTTGTACAATTCCACATTCGCTAAGACTGGTGTATACACATGCTGATACCCTAAACTGATTTCTTTGTCGGTGATGTAGCGTTCAAGCGTACGACGGATCGTTGCACCTTTCGGCAACCAGAATGGCAAGCCGGAACCGACTTCCTGCGAAACCATGAACAAATCCAGCTCTTTGCCCAACTTGCGGTGATCGCGTTCTTTCGCTTCTTCGCGCATCTTGATGAATTCAGCCAAGGCTTTCTTGTCGAAGAAGGCTGTCCCGTAGACGCGCTGCATCATTTTGTTGTTCGAATTCCCTCTCCAGTAAGCACCCGCCAGCGACAACAGCTTGAAGACTTGAATTTTTCCGGTTGCCGGCACATGGACGCCGCGGCAAAGGTCCGTGAAGTCTTCTTGCGTATACACAGTGATGATTTCATTTTCAGGCAACGCTGTGATCAATTCGACTTTGTAAGGATCATTTGCGAAGATTTCCAACGCTTCCGCACGGCTCACCTCACGTCTGACGATCGGATAATTCGCCTTCACGATGCTCATCATTTCCGCTTCGACTTTCGGCAAATCCTCTTCGGAAAGCTGCACTTCCATATCAGTGTCGTAATAGAAACCCGTTTCGATCGCCGGGCCTACCCCCAAATGAATTTCAGGGAACAGACGCGTCAAGGCATGCGCCATCAAGTGGGCAGCCGAGTGGCGCAGGATACCCAATCCATCTGCATGATCCGGTGTCACGATTTCAAGCGCTCCGTCCGTCTCCAACGGACGTGTGAAGTCGACCAATTCCCCGTTGAATTTTCCGGCCAAAGCTTTTTTGGCTAGGCTGTTGCTGATGCTTTTTGCTACTTCTTCCACTGTGACGCCGGCTTCGTATACTTTTACGGCGCCGTCAGGAAAAGTGATTTTGATTTCTGACATGCTGATTCCTCCAATTAATTAAATTCTGTACATTGCAGATGATAAAAAAGGCAATAAAAAAAGCCCATTCCCAGCTTATGCCGGAAATGGGACGTGTCTACGTGGTTCCACCCAAATTCAAAGAGTGCGACAGGCATCCGCTTCAGATTCTGTCTCATCCTTACTTGAACGCGATAACGAGCGTACCGTTTCCCCCTACTGCATGTTCAGGGAATCTCTCGAAAGGGGTCAATACATGATTGATTAGGATGTTCCACCAAGCCATCCCTCGCTGAAAATCAGTTCATCCATCGGTGTCTTTCTCATCGATTTGTCTTTCGTTTCATCTATGGTTTATTTAAACACAAAAAATAATTGTTTTCAAGCTTAATTTAAGAAAAGCTGAACGTCAGCCTATTGCTCGAAGCGACGGTTTTTCCCGGTCATGGGAATTTCGCGCGACAGGAAACGTATCCGCTCCATCAGACGCTTCGCCTTCATCGGCTCGTCATCGCCCCGATTTCCCATGCGCAAATGTTCTTCCAGTTGCTGCATCGTAAAGTTGGAACTGAAAAAGGTCGGCAAGTCTTCCTGCATCCGATACTGGAGGATGACACCGAGCACTTCATCACGGATCCAGGTCGAATTGGCCTCCGCTCCGATGTCGTCGAGCATCAGGATTTCCGCCTTCTTCACGGCATCGATCTTTTCGTTGACCGTGTTGCTCTGGATCGCCTGCTTCATCTCCATCGTAAAGGTCGGATAATGCATCAATGTCGTCAGATGGCCGCCCATCGCCAATTCATGCGCGATCGCACCCAACAGATAGGATTTGCCTACCCCGAATGGGCCATAGAAATACAGCGCTTGGTGATGCTCTTTCGGATTGGCATTGAAGGCATCGATGAAATTCAATGATTCCAGAATGGCCGGCATCCGCTCGTTCGATTGGACAAACCGATCCAAGGTCGCCGTGCGGACATCCTTCGGCATCGACATCGAATGGACGCGGCTTCGCAATTCCTTTTCCCTTTCCTTCGCCATCGTCTCGTCCGTCGGTGTATAGACGACATCGATGTATCCGG harbors:
- the thrS gene encoding threonine--tRNA ligase — encoded protein: MSEIKITFPDGAVKVYEAGVTVEEVAKSISNSLAKKALAGKFNGELVDFTRPLETDGALEIVTPDHADGLGILRHSAAHLMAHALTRLFPEIHLGVGPAIETGFYYDTDMEVQLSEEDLPKVEAEMMSIVKANYPIVRREVSRAEALEIFANDPYKVELITALPENEIITVYTQEDFTDLCRGVHVPATGKIQVFKLLSLAGAYWRGNSNNKMMQRVYGTAFFDKKALAEFIKMREEAKERDHRKLGKELDLFMVSQEVGSGLPFWLPKGATIRRTLERYITDKEISLGYQHVYTPVLANVELYKTSGHWDHYHDDMFPPMDMGDGEMLVLRPMNCPHHMMVYKNDIHSYRELPIRIAELGMMHRYEKSGALSGLQRVREMTLNDAHAFVRPDQIKDEFKRVLQLVMDVYADFQITDYRFRLSYRDPEDKVKYFDDDAMWDRAEAMLKEAMDEFGLEYFEAVGEAAFYGPKLDVQFKTAMGLEETMSTIQLDFLLPERFDLTYVGEDGENNHRPVVIHRGVISTMERFVAYLIEEYKGAFPVWLAPVQATIIPVNLDLHADQAYELKAVMEQLGMRVEVDDRNEKMGYKIRASQTQKIPYQLVIGDQELVNGTVTVRRYGSKEMVTFSMDDFLAEVQSEIKNFK
- the dnaI gene encoding primosomal protein DnaI is translated as MDHIGRAFYKYMNNPEISQRYKGMIETIMKDADVQAFFQKHEERLTQAIVERSYSKLHEYVQEKEKIRLGKESQNPGYEPHLVLNAGYIDVVYTPTDETMAKEREKELRSRVHSMSMPKDVRTATLDRFVQSNERMPAILESLNFIDAFNANPKEHHQALYFYGPFGVGKSYLLGAIAHELAMGGHLTTLMHYPTFTMEMKQAIQSNTVNEKIDAVKKAEILMLDDIGAEANSTWIRDEVLGVILQYRMQEDLPTFFSSNFTMQQLEEHLRMGNRGDDEPMKAKRLMERIRFLSREIPMTGKNRRFEQ